A stretch of Deltaproteobacteria bacterium DNA encodes these proteins:
- the pseB gene encoding UDP-N-acetylglucosamine 4,6-dehydratase (inverting): protein MKLSGRTVLITGGTGSLGRKLTRILLDEHDVEKLIIFSRDELKQFEMRQHFRSPRLRFFIGDVRDRERLYRAFDGVDMVIHAAALKQVPAAEYNPFEAIKTNVLGAQNVIDAAVDTGVQRVIALSTDKAANPINLYGATKLCSDKLFIAGNSYAGKKPTRFSVVRYGNVVGSRGSVIPLFLRLRPTGVLPITDRAMTRFWITLEEGARFVLACLGRMKGGEIFVPKIPSASVVDIARAVAPECSHDVVGIRPGEKLHEVLISRDDGRNTLEYDDYYIIQPQFAWWGERGDGGGRPVPDGFGYASNTNPLRLGVDEIREIVREYCEGEGKDLLRQPIH from the coding sequence GCACGGGGTCGCTGGGAAGGAAGCTCACCCGCATACTCCTCGACGAGCACGACGTTGAAAAGCTCATCATCTTCAGCCGCGACGAGCTCAAGCAGTTCGAGATGCGCCAGCACTTCCGCAGCCCGCGCCTGCGCTTCTTCATCGGTGACGTGAGGGACAGGGAGCGGCTCTACAGGGCCTTCGACGGCGTGGACATGGTCATCCACGCCGCCGCGCTCAAGCAGGTGCCGGCCGCCGAGTACAACCCCTTCGAGGCGATAAAGACGAACGTCCTCGGCGCCCAGAACGTCATAGACGCGGCCGTCGACACCGGCGTGCAGCGGGTCATAGCGCTGAGCACCGACAAGGCGGCAAACCCCATAAACCTCTACGGAGCGACCAAGCTCTGCTCGGACAAGCTCTTTATAGCCGGCAACTCCTACGCCGGAAAGAAGCCGACCCGTTTCTCGGTGGTCCGTTACGGCAACGTCGTGGGCAGCCGCGGAAGCGTCATACCCCTTTTCCTGAGGCTGCGCCCCACCGGCGTGCTGCCCATAACCGACAGGGCCATGACCCGCTTCTGGATCACCCTCGAGGAGGGCGCCAGGTTCGTGCTCGCCTGCCTGGGCAGGATGAAGGGCGGCGAGATATTCGTGCCCAAGATACCGAGCGCGTCGGTGGTCGACATAGCAAGGGCCGTCGCGCCCGAGTGCAGCCACGACGTGGTGGGCATAAGGCCCGGCGAGAAGCTCCACGAGGTGCTCATCTCCAGGGACGACGGCCGCAACACCCTCGAGTACGACGACTACTACATCATCCAGCCGCAGTTCGCCTGGTGGGGCGAGCGCGGCGACGGCGGCGGCCGTCCCGTGCCCGACGGCTTCGGCTATGCGAGCAACACCAACCCCCTCAGGCTCGGCGTCGATGAGATAAGGGAGATCGTCAGGGAGTATTGTGAAGGTGAGGGCAAGGATCTCTTACGGCAGCCAATCCATTGA